A single Brassica rapa cultivar Chiifu-401-42 chromosome A04, CAAS_Brap_v3.01, whole genome shotgun sequence DNA region contains:
- the LOC103863469 gene encoding fasciclin-like arabinogalactan protein 15 — protein sequence MEGVSKFLFSLLLLTASSIITTALPDKTGSGQINSNSVLVALLDSHYTELAELVEKALLLQTLEEAVGQHNITIFAPRNEALERNLDPEFKSFLLQPKNLKSLQTLLMFHILPKRVTSPQLSASSVVSHRSLSNDHLHLTAGKVNSAVITKPDDVTRPDGIIHGIERLLIPRSVQEDFNRRRNLRSISAVLPEGAPEVDPRTHRLKKKPAPVPAGAPPVLPVYDAMSPGPSLAPAPAPGPGGPRHHFNGEAQVKDFIHTLLHYGGYNEMADILVNLTSLATEMGRLVSEGYVLTVLAPNDEAMAKLTTDQLSEPGAPEQIMYYHIIPEYQTEESMYNSVRRFGKIRYDSLRFPHKVEAQEADGSVKFGHGDGSAYLFDPDIYTDGRISVQGIDGVLFPEEETPVEKKSAGPVVKKTAKPRRGKLMEVACRMFGSQFHTCQ from the coding sequence ATGGAAGGCGTCTCCAAGTTCCTCTTCTCTCTACTCCTTTTGACTGCCTCCTCCATTATCACCACCGCATTACCCGATAAAACCGGGTCGGGTCAAATAAACTCCAACTCCGTCCTCGTGGCTCTTCTCGACTCTCACTACACCGAACTAGCAGAACTCGTGGAGAAAGCTCTTCTCCTCCAAACCTTAGAAGAAGCCGTTGGTCAACACAACATCACGATCTTCGCCCCTCGTAACGAAGCTTTAGAACGTAACCTTGACCCTGAGTTCAAGTCTTTCTTGTTACAACCAAAGAATCTCAAATCATTACAAACTCTCTTGATGTTCCACATTCTCCCCAAAAGAGTCACTTCTCCGCAACTCTCCGCCTCATCCGTCGTCAGCCACCGCAGTCTCTCCAACGATCACCTCCATCTCACCGCCGGAAAAGTCAACTCCGCCGTAATCACTAAACCCGATGACGTAACCCGACCCGATGGTATCATCCACGGGATCGAACGTCTTTTAATCCCTCGCTCCGTTCAAGAAGATTTCAACCGCCGTCGTAACCTCCGCTCAATCTCCGCCGTGTTACCGGAAGGAGCACCGGAAGTCGACCCGAGAACCCACCGTCTCAAGAAAAAGCCTGCACCAGTCCCCGCCGGAGCACCACCGGTTCTCCCGGTTTACGACGCAATGTCACCCGGTCCGTCACTCGCTCCGGCTCCGGCACCAGGACCGGGCGGGCCTCGCCACCATTTCAACGGAGAGGCTCAAGTCAAAGATTTCATCCACACTCTGCTCCATTACGGTGGATACAACGAGATGGCGGACATTCTCGTCAACCTCACTTCTCTAGCCACCGAGATGGGTCGGCTCGTGTCGGAAGGCTACGTTTTAACGGTCCTAGCTCCGAACGACGAAGCTATGGCTAAGTTGACCACAGACCAATTGAGCGAACCGGGAGCTCCAGAGCAAATAATGTATTACCATATCATACCGGAGTACCAAACCGAGGAGAGTATGTACAATTCTGTACGCCGGTTTGGGAAAATTCGGTATGATTCGCTCCGGTTTCCTCACAAGGTTGAGGCTCAGGAGGCAGACGGTTCGGTTAAATTCGGTCATGGTGACGGTTCGGCTTATTTGTTCGATCCTGATATCTATACCGATGGACGTATTTCGGTTCAGGGGATTGACGGTGTTTTATTCCCGGAGGAAGAAACTCCGGTTGAGAAGAAATCCGCCGGTCCGGTTGTTAAGAAAACCGCTAAACCGAGAAGAG